The proteins below are encoded in one region of Candidatus Nealsonbacteria bacterium CG07_land_8_20_14_0_80_39_13:
- the gatC gene encoding Asp-tRNA(Asn)/Glu-tRNA(Gln) amidotransferase GatCAB subunit C (allows the formation of correctly charged Asn-tRNA(Asn) or Gln-tRNA(Gln) through the transamidation of misacylated Asp-tRNA(Asn) or Glu-tRNA(Gln) in organisms which lack either or both of asparaginyl-tRNA or glutaminyl-tRNA synthetases; reaction takes place in the presence of glutamine and ATP through an activated phospho-Asp-tRNA(Asn) or phospho-Glu-tRNA; some Mycoplasma proteins contain an N-terminal fusion to an unknown domain): MIKEEEVKHIAELARIGLSDEKIGKISKEFLEILNFVEKLKGADVDGVEEADHSIKVANVMREDLAIDVCGIKETNSEKLLKEAGEREGDYVKVKSIFPAIGWSAFGG; encoded by the coding sequence ATGATAAAAGAGGAAGAGGTTAAACATATCGCTGAACTTGCCAGAATCGGCTTAAGCGATGAAAAAATAGGAAAAATATCAAAAGAATTTTTGGAGATTTTGAATTTTGTGGAGAAATTAAAAGGAGCTGATGTTGACGGGGTTGAAGAGGCTGACCATTCAATAAAAGTAGCCAATGTTATGCGGGAGGATTTGGCCATCGATGTCTGTGGAATTAAAGAAACAAATTCGGAGAAATTATTAAAAGAAGCCGGAGAAAGGGAAGGCGATTACGTGAAAGTGAAATCAATTTTCCCAGCCATAGGCTGGTCCGCCTTTGGCGGATAA